The following are encoded in a window of Poecile atricapillus isolate bPoeAtr1 chromosome 3, bPoeAtr1.hap1, whole genome shotgun sequence genomic DNA:
- the TAAR2 gene encoding LOW QUALITY PROTEIN: trace amine-associated receptor 2 (The sequence of the model RefSeq protein was modified relative to this genomic sequence to represent the inferred CDS: inserted 2 bases in 2 codons; deleted 2 bases in 1 codon; substituted 1 base at 1 genomic stop codon) — MYLFITAVFILTVFGNLAIIISILYFKQLHSPTNFLILSMAVTDFLLGFAIMPYSMIRSVEKCWVFGITFCKVHYSFDLMLSLASIFHLCSIAMDWFCAICHPLHYCSTMTVAAIKQIVAVCWSVPAAFAFGVXFSKAFPSGIEGYEMLIKCLGLCPIVFNKPGWGAFLLTVSLFGPAXIMTRIFVKTFTVPQMHTKQNQNQKPNKTEHELSKYKDKKAVKTLSIFMLGFLICWFPCFFXSPFLNFSIPLPLFDSLNWLGYPNSF, encoded by the exons ATGTATTTATTCATAACAGCAGTCTTCATTCTCACTGTCTTTGGGAATCTGGCCATAATAATTTCCATCTTGTATTTCAAGCAGCTCCATTCTCCAACCAATTTCCTCATTTTATCCATGGCTGTAACAGATTTTCTGCTGGGCTTTGCTATTATGCCCTACAGCATGATAAGGTCTGTAGAAAAGtgctgggtttttgggattaCATTCTGCAAGGTGCATTACAGTTTTGACTTGATGCTCAGTTTAGCTTCCATTTTCCATCTTTGTTCCATTGCCATGGATTGGTTTTGTGCAATCTGCCACCCTCTGCATTACTGCAGCACCATGACTGTAGCAGCCATAAAACAAATTGTGGCTGTGTGCTGGTCAGTGcctgctgcctttgcttttgGTG TTTTCTCAAAAGCTTTTCCTTCTGGGATTGAGGGCTATGAAATGCTGATTAAATGCTTGGGCTTGTGCCCAATTGTGTTCAACAAACCAGGG TGGGGGGCTTTTTTATTGACAGTCAGTTTATTTGGTCCTGCTTGAATTATGACACGGATTTTTGTTAAAACTTTTACAGTCCCCCAAATGCACAC aaaacaaaaccaaaaccaaaaacctaaCAAAACAGAACATGAGCTTTCTAAGTATAAAGACAAGAAAGCTGTTAAGACTTTGAGTATTTTTATGCTGGGTTTCTTAATATGTTGGTTTCCGTGTTTTT GCagtccatttttaaatttttccattCCTTTACCTCTGTTTGATTCTCTAAACTGGCTTGGGTATCCAAATTCTTTCTGA
- the TAAR1 gene encoding trace amine-associated receptor 1: MYLRIRKNSTCPAYLRGFETSVRMQLCCESVNGSCIRSSWSNSIRISMYIFMACIILATVVGNLTVIISISHFKQLHTPTNFLILSMATVDFLLGFFIMPCSMVRSVEHCWYFGEFFCKIHTSTDIMLSTASIFHLSFISIDRYYAVCDPLRYKSKINTFVIVVMVCISWMVPAAFAFGMIFLDLNLRGAEKIYDHVRCAGGCFLIFSETSGIVASVVSFYIPGFVMLYIYRKIYSVAKKQARSIDAISRKKMQFEMKQHISFCRERKAAKTLGIIIGVFLICWTPFFFFTATNPFMNYVIPPVLIDALVWFGYLNSTFNPIVYAFFYMWFRRALKIILFGKVFQQDSSRTHLFSD, encoded by the coding sequence ATGTACCTCAGAATTAGAAAAAACAGTACCTGTCCTGCATACCTACGTGGATTTGAGACCTCAGTAAGGATGCAATTGTGCTGTGAATCCGTAAATGGCTCTTGCATAAGGAGCAGCTGGTCAAACAGTATCCGTATTTCCATGTACATCTTCATGGCTTGCATTATTCTGGCCACAGTGGTTGGAAATTTGACAGTTATCATCTCAATATCACATTTCAAGCAGCTCCACACGCCTACAAATTTCCTGATCCTTTCAATGGCTACCGTAGACTTCCTGCTGGGATTCTTTATCATGCCCTGCAGTATGGTGCGCTCTGTTGAGCACTGCTGGTACTTTGGGGAGTTCTTCTGCAAGATCCACACGAGCACGGACATTATGCTGAGCACAGCTTCTATCTTCCATCTTTCCTTCATATCCATTGACCGCTACTATGCCGTGTGTGACCCTTTAAGATACAAATCAAAGATAAATACTTTTGTCATTGTGGTCATGGTGTGTATAAGCTGGATGGtccctgctgcttttgcttttggGATGATCTTTCTAGACCTAAACTTGAGAGGGGCAGAAAAGATTTATGATCATGTCCGCTGTGCAGGAGGATGCTTTCTCATTTTTAGCGAAACTTCAGGTATTGTGGCCTCTGTAGTGTCTTTTTACATCCCTGGATTTGTTATGCTGTACATCTATAGGAAAATATACTCTGTAGCCAAGAAGCAGGCAAGATCCATCGATGcaattagcagaaaaaaaatgcaatttgaaATGAAGCAGCACATTTCAttctgcagagaaaggaaagccGCTAAGACTTTAGGCATAATAATAGGAGTGTTTCTCATCTGCTGGACTCCATTCTTCTTCTTTACAGCTACCAATCCGTTTATGAATTATGTGATACCTCCTGTTCTCATTGatgctttggtttggtttggctaTTTAAATTCTACATTTAACCCAATtgtttatgcatttttttacaTGTGGTTTCGCAGGGCAttgaaaattattctgtttggAAAAGTTTTTCAACAGGACTCTTCCAGAACTCATTTGTTCTCAGACTAA